A window from Chitinophaga filiformis encodes these proteins:
- a CDS encoding phytase, with the protein MLKNILAPLSGLVLFSACQMNPAKTVVRQDGLKPVIITQETGYDTDDPAIWINKADTLKSLVIGTDKNSEGGLYAFDLEGKIVNKVLGLKRPNNVDIAYGFKLNGQPVDIAVLTERETNSIRVFRLPDLTPLDNGGIPVFTGEKERSPMGIAVYTRPEDAAIFAVVGRKNGPADGYLWQYRLTDEGGVVKGRLVRRFGAYSGKKEIEAIAVDNKLGYIYYSDETVGVRKYIADPSKWDNTELALFAKEGFVSDHEGISIYPATDSTGYILVSNQQNNSFMIYRREGENGHANEHTLIAEVPVSTLESDGSDVTAVPLGNKFSKGLFVAMSNGKVFHYYSWEDVAGKIERK; encoded by the coding sequence ATGTTAAAAAATATATTGGCGCCATTAAGTGGTCTGGTGTTGTTCTCTGCCTGTCAGATGAACCCTGCAAAGACTGTGGTAAGGCAGGATGGTTTAAAGCCCGTAATTATTACACAGGAAACAGGATACGATACCGATGATCCTGCCATCTGGATCAACAAGGCAGATACTTTAAAAAGCCTGGTCATTGGTACCGACAAGAATAGTGAAGGCGGATTGTATGCCTTTGACCTGGAAGGCAAGATCGTCAACAAAGTATTGGGGCTAAAGCGTCCGAATAATGTGGACATCGCTTATGGATTTAAATTGAATGGTCAGCCGGTAGATATTGCTGTGCTGACAGAACGGGAAACAAACAGTATCCGCGTGTTCCGTCTTCCTGATCTTACCCCCCTGGATAATGGCGGTATACCCGTATTCACAGGAGAAAAAGAAAGATCGCCTATGGGCATCGCCGTATATACCCGTCCTGAAGACGCCGCGATCTTTGCCGTGGTAGGTCGTAAAAATGGGCCTGCAGATGGTTATCTCTGGCAATACCGCCTGACAGATGAAGGCGGTGTAGTGAAAGGCCGGCTTGTACGCAGGTTTGGCGCTTACAGTGGTAAGAAGGAAATTGAGGCTATCGCAGTAGATAATAAGCTGGGGTATATCTATTATTCCGATGAAACAGTAGGTGTACGTAAGTATATTGCAGACCCTTCAAAATGGGATAACACGGAACTGGCGCTGTTTGCAAAGGAAGGATTTGTGTCAGATCATGAAGGTATTTCTATTTATCCCGCTACTGATTCCACTGGTTATATACTGGTGTCCAATCAACAGAACAACTCTTTCATGATATACAGAAGAGAAGGAGAGAATGGGCATGCGAATGAACATACACTTATCGCTGAAGTGCCGGTATCTACGCTGGAAAGCGATGGTTCAGATGTGACAGCGGTACCGTTGGGGAATAAGTTCTCAAAAGGTTTGTTTGTGGCAATGAGCAATGGAAAGGTATTTCATTATTATTCCTGGGAGGATGTTGCAGGGAAGATTGAAAGGAAATAA
- a CDS encoding type IV toxin-antitoxin system AbiEi family antitoxin, which produces MNKLPEHSVLKDTTSNFSKLTGGKIKTKPSPNPFADAYVQITLGDQRCDFLVELKNEIRQTHLPAIIQLFGRDKEKWLLIARYIPVTQKERLRAASINYLETAGNCYINVPGMFIYINDKEVTPSRQTDSGKLWSATGLKFLFAILSKNALIRASYRQIAQAAGIALGNIGPLLEELKQGGYIESTDDSPRLLDKEKLIRRWIELFHVTLRPKLIKGRFRFFDKEQQGKWKSVPPTGFCWSGEAGADLLTNYLEPETFTIYSTRITNELIKQLKLIPDIEGNIEVLEQYWDDSLLKDYNLPEGIAPPLIIYAELLAGTDSRTWETAEKIKNKYLHGN; this is translated from the coding sequence ATGAACAAACTACCTGAACATAGTGTATTAAAGGATACTACGTCCAATTTCAGCAAGCTGACCGGAGGGAAAATAAAAACAAAGCCTTCCCCCAATCCGTTTGCAGACGCATATGTTCAAATTACCCTTGGTGATCAGCGTTGTGATTTCCTGGTAGAGTTGAAAAACGAGATCCGTCAAACTCATCTTCCTGCCATTATTCAGCTATTTGGCCGCGACAAAGAAAAATGGCTGTTGATAGCGAGATATATTCCTGTTACACAAAAGGAACGTCTGAGGGCAGCGTCTATCAACTATCTCGAGACGGCAGGTAACTGTTATATCAACGTGCCGGGCATGTTTATTTATATAAACGATAAAGAAGTCACTCCAAGCAGACAAACAGATAGCGGTAAATTATGGAGCGCTACGGGATTAAAATTTCTGTTTGCCATATTATCTAAAAACGCACTGATAAGGGCATCCTACAGGCAAATTGCGCAGGCTGCCGGCATTGCATTAGGTAACATTGGTCCGCTGCTGGAGGAACTAAAACAAGGTGGATACATTGAAAGTACTGACGACTCGCCACGATTGCTTGACAAAGAAAAACTGATTCGCCGTTGGATCGAACTGTTTCATGTAACGCTAAGGCCTAAACTCATCAAAGGCAGATTCCGCTTTTTCGATAAAGAACAACAGGGTAAATGGAAAAGTGTTCCGCCCACAGGATTCTGCTGGAGTGGAGAAGCAGGAGCGGATCTGCTTACAAACTACCTTGAGCCAGAGACCTTCACTATATATTCAACCCGGATCACTAATGAATTGATAAAACAACTAAAATTAATTCCGGATATCGAGGGTAATATAGAAGTACTTGAACAGTATTGGGACGACTCATTGCTGAAAGATTATAATCTTCCTGAAGGTATTGCGCCTCCGCTAATTATCTACGCGGAATTACTGGCGGGCACAGATAGCCGTACCTGGGAAACAGCTGAAAAAATTAAAAACAAGTACTTGCATGGCAACTGA